Genomic window (ANME-2 cluster archaeon):
TATGTGTAGGTCTTCATATGACATATCAAGCCCTTCAAACCCTTCCTGTTTAATAGTATCCAGGGCCCCGAGGATCAGTACACAATCATCATTGGTTATGATCCCGACTTCGCTTAACATCACCACATGAGCCATGTCTACGAGCAGGTCAGCATCGAATATCATCCTGTCCGCATCCATTGAAGAAAGATAATCCAGGACATCCGGATCTTGTTCTAATCCCAGGCGTCCTCTTCGTAAAATGTTATTCATAACGCACCTATGTATCATACATGAATGTTAAATGGAATAAAGTTTTTGAATAATCCCTTGATGTCATGTGCATTGGTCACAATGCGTACCAATTTTTCTATATCTCTTTTTAGGTGCAGGTGACCGATGCAACTGCAATCGGAACTCCCGAACCTGTGTATCGTTTTAGTATGTGACCCGATCGTCCCCGATATTTGACATTCCAGGTCCTGGTCAGTGTGTGTCAGCACCACGCCCCTTGGTATGGTATGCGGCAATAGGTAGTCTATATGCCAGCGCCTGGTCGGGTTACGCCCGGCTGCCACGTCAAGGTGCCGCCTGATCCTGCTAAAACCGCCACCACCTCTTGCCGAGCCAGTATATGAATAATAACCGGCAGGGAACTTGATCTTTCCCAGTGCCCCTACTGTTATGCACATATCTTTTTTTAGTTCCAGTAACAGCGAATAGATACCTCTGCCTTTGGGTATGGTAATATCCGGATCATTCATCAA
Coding sequences:
- a CDS encoding GIY-YIG nuclease family protein, yielding MNDPDITIPKGRGIYSLLLELKKDMCITVGALGKIKFPAGYYSYTGSARGGGGFSRIRRHLDVAAGRNPTRRWHIDYLLPHTIPRGVVLTHTDQDLECQISGTIGSHTKTIHRFGSSDCSCIGHLHLKRDIEKLVRIVTNAHDIKGLFKNFIPFNIHV